The genomic segment GCCAGAGGCGGCCGAACGCCTGCGCGACTTCGTCGAAGGCCGTGCCAAACCCCTCGCCGGCCCCGGCGCGAAATCAGAATGAGCCAAGCAACGCCATGACGACCACCACGATTCCATCGAGCGCCGATGCCGTAGCACAGGCCACGGCAGACTATGTCCGCTTCGCCCAGGCTGAAGCGGCCCATATCCCGGACTTCCCGCAGGACCTGCCGCTGCGCCCCGTCAACCACGTTGCCGTGATTGGCGCAGGCACCATGGGCGGCGGCATTGCGATGGCGCTGGCCAATATCGGCATTCCGGTCACGCTGATCGACAGCAGCCAGCAAGGACTGGATACCGGCCTGCGCCGCGTGCGCGACAACTACGCCGGCAGCGTCTCGCGCGGCAAGCTGGAAGCGTCAGCCATGGAAGCCAGGCTTTCGCTCATCAAAGGCTCCATTACCCTGGTCGATGCCGCGTCCGCCGACATGGTGATCGAAGCCGTCTTCGAGGACATGTCGCTGAAGCAGCAGGTGTTCCGCGAACTCGACGCGCGGTGCAAGCCTGGCGCCATCCTGGCGACCAATACCTCCGGGCTGGACGTCGATGCCATCGCGGCGGTCACGCGCCGCCCGCAAGACGTGGTCGGCGCCCATTTCTTCAGCCCGGCACACGTGATGCGCCTGCTCGAAGTGGTGCGTGCCCGCGACACCGCGCCGGACGTGATCGCCACGCTGATGGATCTGGGACGGCGCATGGGAAAGACCGCCGTGCTGGCCCGTGTCTACCCCGGCTTCATCGGCAATGCGCTGTTCCGCAACTACACGCGCGAA from the Cupriavidus sp. WKF15 genome contains:
- a CDS encoding 3-hydroxyacyl-CoA dehydrogenase encodes the protein MTTTTIPSSADAVAQATADYVRFAQAEAAHIPDFPQDLPLRPVNHVAVIGAGTMGGGIAMALANIGIPVTLIDSSQQGLDTGLRRVRDNYAGSVSRGKLEASAMEARLSLIKGSITLVDAASADMVIEAVFEDMSLKQQVFRELDARCKPGAILATNTSGLDVDAIAAVTRRPQDVVGAHFFSPAHVMRLLEVVRARDTAPDVIATLMDLGRRMGKTAVLARVYPGFIGNALFRNYTREAHFLLEEGALPHEVDQALTGFGYAMGIFAVHDMAGNDVGYQTRKAQMATRPQDRRWNDLILKLTELGRLGQKSGKGWYRYEPGSRQPLRDPEVEAFIEQESARLGIARRPIGAGEIIKRCVYGMVNEGAKLLEAGVALRPSDIDTVYLTGYGFPARHGGPMYYADRIGLREVYADIERFHAQHGYWWEPAPLLARLARAGKTFADYQRGHA